The following proteins are co-located in the Pseudomonas antarctica genome:
- a CDS encoding tetratricopeptide repeat protein: protein METFELDDLTHEQIKAFCQLGDEHLEGGDFKAAIGQYNLAWELIPEPKNNWEAATWVLAAIGDACFQGGFFTSAKEALEYAMTCPDAVGNPFLHLRLGQALYEKEETDRAADELMRAYMAAGDEIFDNDDPKYFAFLKTRAVI, encoded by the coding sequence ATGGAAACTTTCGAATTGGATGACTTGACCCATGAGCAGATCAAGGCGTTTTGCCAATTGGGTGATGAACATCTGGAAGGCGGTGATTTCAAGGCTGCCATCGGTCAGTACAACCTAGCGTGGGAGTTGATTCCAGAACCCAAAAATAACTGGGAAGCGGCGACATGGGTGCTTGCCGCTATCGGCGATGCCTGTTTTCAGGGAGGATTCTTTACCTCCGCAAAAGAGGCCCTTGAGTATGCGATGACTTGTCCCGATGCAGTCGGCAATCCATTTTTGCATTTGCGTTTGGGCCAAGCACTTTACGAGAAAGAGGAAACTGATCGAGCCGCCGATGAACTTATGCGAGCATACATGGCGGCTGGAGATGAGATTTTTGACAACGACGACCCCAAGTATTTCGCGTTCCTAAAAACGCGGGCCGTGATTTAA